From Felis catus isolate Fca126 chromosome B4, F.catus_Fca126_mat1.0, whole genome shotgun sequence:
gaagaaaccaaaacaaaacaaaaacctttacaGTATTAAAGCTTCTTACTTTCCTCTTTGCTAAATAGTTCATTACATCAAAACACTAACTGTCTACCTTATGTTATTGAACGTACATTTCTCAGGCTATCaatgaatgagattttttttttttttaagaagctgaaTATTTGGACATTTTGTCCCAGGGTTCAATAATTCTGAGGCTACAACATGAGTTTTATAATGGCTGTATTGCGATATGAAAATGTAGTTCATGATTGATCGCACAGGGCCCAAATATCATTTATCAAGAAATGACTGTTTATCACTTTTTAAGGGGtattagaaaaattattctaTGTTTTATTCACTACTACATCACTTCTCCTAATAGCCAACCTGGGAAAGACAGGTTTTCACAAACTGGCACCGGGGGAGCAGTTCCATATACGCCAGTGGACGTGCttataaattctttttgaatGTCGGTTGTGTGATCTCGCAAGCTATTAGCAAGTTATCAAGCTTTTCAACAAGGGCCTGTCGAACTAAATTGCTGTTTATTCATTACTAAAATGATTTGATGCTAATAATAATCTTTTGCTCCCCACTAGTCGTTTGGTAACTGTATTGGACTCCTTACatattagtgttttattttaatgcaaaCATCTGTCACCATTTGAAAAACAGTTTCTTATCCAAACCTGGTTAACACAATACCAGGAGACTGTTATAGATGCCAAATATTCTTTATTCAGGACAGTGTAACATAACTGATGATTATGTGATAAAGTTCAGATTTTTTTGacgatatatattttatttacgaAATGTTGTACACTGCTGGTATTaccatatgaaaagaaataaagtcaattGATGATTGCCTCATTTTTGTTGTCTgtgactttattttcctttgttcagaATACCCACGGGGCTTTATTTCTGGTGTAGAGAACAGTGACACAAATGCTTTATAATTCACAAACTCCCATACGTTTATTGAGGTGAGGCTTATAGCACGTATCAACAGGTAGAAATGTGAGGACTCAGAGGAATTTCTGTATGAAAGAAAACGGgctgctgggctggggggggggtgaggaatCACGGCAGAGGGGTTATCGGAAAAGTAAAGGGAAAGGACTCACCAGCAAAGTTGAAGACATTAGTTGTATGGAAGGAGGTGTATGgttctttaaaaaactgaatgctacttttaatttaagtaaaatcTGAAAAGTGGAAACCTGTCTTGGAAGAGATTGCCAAATATTAAAAGTTGAGTGACTAGAACTAGAGAGGAACAGATGTTTTTGGTGAAGGTTAGTTATCTCTCACTTAATAAGCCAGCAGGAATCTGTATGAATACAACACGCCTCATTGGCAAACAGGGAGACCTAACGTGTTTGCTTAGTTGTGTGTAGATATGCTTAGCTACCCCACATAAATGGGGAGTAGGAAAACTGGGCCCACGTTAACAGATGTGACTTCATTGTAAGATTTTGAATCTGGAAAAGAAGTCACTCTGAACGAGGATCACACGTGTGACCTTCGGAAGCAGTCTTGATGGGTTGCAGAGAACATGGGGCAAAAACCATCACAACAGTTGGCTCTGAAAGACGGCACAGAGGTTTTCAGCGTCGGTGAGGTTGTCGGCGAGGCGATAGTCCATGCGGCTGAGAAACTGAAGGACTATCTTGGATTTGAAGATCCTCTGAGCAACCTGTGCCCAGCTTCAAACACTCTGAATGAGATCTTCTTAATCCACTTTGTCACCTTCTGCCAAGAAAAGGGAGTTGATGAGTGGCTCACCACCACCAAGATGTCCAAGCACCAAGCCGTACTGTTTGGGGCAGACTGGATTTGGACTTTCTGGGGATCCGATAAGCAAATAAGGCTGCAGCTGGCAGTGCAGACCCTGCAGATGTCTACTCTTCCTCCTGTGGTTTCTAAGCCTTGTGACTTCTCACATCCAGAACCCGGGCCAGAGGAGCCTTCCAGGAAGAGAAGTAGATTCGATAAGCTGGAAGATTTCTGTAACTTGATAGGAGAAGATTGCCTGGGCCTGTTTATCATCTTTGGTGTGCCAGGAAAGCCCAAAGACATCAGAGGAGTTGTCCTGGACAGTGTCAAAAGTGAGACAGTGAGGGGCCATCTGCCAGGAGCAAAGGCCGTGGCACAATTTGTCCGGGAAACTGAAGACTGTGTCTCCATCAGAGAGCTGCTTGGAAACTGTCTGAGTAAGAAAGATGGGCTGAGAGAGGTGGGCAAGGTTTATATTAGCATCCTCTGAACTGGATGTGCACAATCAGACTGGCCtgtaaggcaaaaagaaaaaatattctaataggCAAGCTCACACACTTGCATCATCCCAGCATGGGAtatgttgttggtttttttttttttttttttacacccaCCCTCCATTGAATGAAAATGATCACCTGGGTCAAAAAATATAATGTCATGACTACGGAGAGGGAAAAACCCTGCCTACATTGCAGGGAAAAGTTACAATTTCCTTTATTCAATTATAAAAATGGGAGGAGGGGATAATAAAGTCACCCTTAAAGTTTGATTTGCTTAAAAACTGCGTCTTTGTTTATTATAATAAGTCTAGAACTTGaaagtgtaaaatatatttttactgctGCGGTGGAAGGTGGCTGGGGTGAGGTGGTGCCATGCAGTCTCATGGACTACAGAACAGGTTTAATTACATTTACAATACCAGTTTCATTCCAGGACTCCTAGGCAAAACCTCATTCCCCTTTCTTCCCCTAAGATCTGCCTTTGCTCCCAGCTCATCCCCAGCTGCTTTCTCTGTGCACAGAGGATCTTGGTGGGATTCATTTTGGCACTCACTTGAGTGTCAGCTTTTTCTAGGATTTAAACACAGTGACCCCTATAGCAATCCCTTGTAATGATGATTAACATTTGTTTAGTATTTGCAGTAAGTAAAGTGTATTCACTTATAAAAACCATCTTTGCTTAAAAGCCTGGGTAGAATTCTAGTACTTTAAGGGAGGAAAACTAACAGCAGAAgcaaaaaaaatgcttaaaagtgaaaatgaaagatTCACTCACATGACTGGTAAATGATTATATGTTAGGCCCTGTCCTGTGCCTTTCCAATCCAGtagtaaaaagaacaaagtcccTGCTCTTGGGCAGTCTCTCTTTTAATGGTGGAAGGATATCCATaagcaaatatatgtgtatatactttaaaaagtatatcgGGTGTTATGTGAAAATAAAGCGTGGATAAAGGGATCGAGGGTGAGGACGTGCTACTTTATATGGGGTGGGTAAGGGAGACCTCTGAGAAGGGGGTAATTGACCAGAGGTCTCAATGAAGAGGGAAAGCATCAGAGCAGATAAATCTGGGAAAGAATGTTCTAGGCTTAGGCAAAGGGCTTTAACAGGAGTGGTTTTAAGCGGTTTTAAGCCCTAGGCAAAGGGCTAAAACAGGAGTGGAGTTGATGTGATTGAAGCACATACTTGTAGGACttgattttattctgagtgataAAGGGAGAGAAATGCATCGATCTGCTTTACAATTCAAAACCCTCACTTGATTGCTGGCTGGAGACTAGATTGTGGGGAGGAAAGAGTGAAAGCAGAGCCCAGGGAGCAGCTAGGAAGCTATTATAATAAGAGGGAAAAGGATCAAAGTGGTATAGGAGGAGGGATGAAAAGGTCAGATCTAGGAATAGTTGAAGGTAAAACTTACAGCGTTTGCTGATGATTGGATGAAGAATATGAAATGCATCACAATTAGAATGctgtctttccaaatttcttaaatattacgGATGtatgcaaaggaagaaataaagccatGCACTTTGTGCCTGGAAGGTTAGAATACCCAATTAATGTTTCCTTGGCATATAGTGACCCCTATCTGTAGCAATGCTGTGTAGAGTAAGCTATCAAGAAAGTAATTAGTATAGTAAAAACAACCTTCAGCTTGAAATCAGATGTAGGTTTGAGTTGAGTTATCTAAAGAGCAGAGTCTGGTGACTTaactctttgttttcttatttgtaaatgggACTTAGTTCAACTAATACAAAGGAGACAATGCTTGTGACGACATTTTCTATACTAAATTGTAAGCTGATGAAAATGTCGAAGACTCtaataatacaaattataaatattcatgttctAAACAGCTGGAAGATATAAGTCAAAGGCTTaccatgtcttttttaaaatttttacttatttacttttaagtttatttactttgagacagagatagtgggggagaggccgagagagaggggacagagagaattccaagcaggctctgcactgttaatgcagagcctgacatggggctcgaacccatgaaccgtgagatcataagtGAAACTTTCCCTGATTTAAgatagtacatttttttaaaaatgtgtattttgctgtaaAAAGGGACAGAAGTATACAAAGTTAAGGCTTCAGGAATCTCACCTCCTCTTTCCACATCTATTCCCTCCAGTTTGCTGTTACTTTACAGAACATGTActgcatattaaaaatattttacacaaatGGAATTATATGATCCATaacctgcattttttaaaacaactatatACTTTGGACAATACTCCATGCTAATCAATTTATACCCACTCAGGCCTCTTTAAGGCTGACATCAGTGATTTTCAATCCTGCCTATATATTAGGTTCACTTGGGaaacttaaaagcaaaaccaaaaacccaatgCATTTCAGAGTGAGGGCCTAGACAAGTTTTCTTAAATGTCTTGAGGTAATTATAATATGCAGTCAGGATTAGGTTTCCACGTGTGCAAATAGCACTCtgtgttgtatgtatataccttaaaatatttaagcaatattattttgatggatatttagattTCAAGGTCCATTCACATACCTGGATATTGTCTATTAACCATGCTTGTAAGTAAACATTCTCCATTCACTCACTTTTTAGAAAGATGATGGTTTTGACCAAAAGCTCTCTGACAGAAAGTCATCAGATTAATCTATGGTTTAAATATAATAACCCATTATCAAAaaccttaatatttaaaattattccacATGGGACTGGCTGCATAATTTGTGGAGCCCCGTATGAACTGAAGACGTGTGgccctttgttttaaaattgtcaataatttcagggcacctgggtggctcagtctgttaagcatctgtcttcggcccaggtcacgatctcacagttcgtgagtttcagccccatatCGGgatctctgccatcagcacagaccctgcttcaaatcttctcccccacccccctctaccccttccctgctcactcaaaaataatttaaaaaatttaaattgtcaaTAACTTCAAGACAGGGATAGCAGAACTCTAAGCCAAACACGGGGTTCCTCTAAGTGTGAGTTGCATGCCCATGACCCCATTTGTCTTCTTCAATATGTTGAATTATTTGGTCATGAAAGCCGAAGATTTTTATCATAAGTGAGTgcacttttaagaatttttcca
This genomic window contains:
- the REP15 gene encoding rab15 effector protein, whose translation is MGQKPSQQLALKDGTEVFSVGEVVGEAIVHAAEKLKDYLGFEDPLSNLCPASNTLNEIFLIHFVTFCQEKGVDEWLTTTKMSKHQAVLFGADWIWTFWGSDKQIRLQLAVQTLQMSTLPPVVSKPCDFSHPEPGPEEPSRKRSRFDKLEDFCNLIGEDCLGLFIIFGVPGKPKDIRGVVLDSVKSETVRGHLPGAKAVAQFVRETEDCVSIRELLGNCLSKKDGLREVGKVYISIL